TGCGAAATATCGTAAGCGGGCTAATCAGTGACGGCCGCATTGACGTACTGGTGACCACAGGTGCCAACCTGGTACATGACATTATCGAGAGCCTGGGGCTGCACCACTACAAAGGGTCTGACCAGGTGAATGACATCCAGTTGAAACATGACCAGGTGAACAGGATATATGACGTGTTTTTGCCAGAGGAGCATTTCACTAACCTGGAAGAGTTTCTGCAGTCGGTTTATTCACAACTTGATAACCAGACCATTTCCATCAGGGAACTGCTGACCCACATCGGCAGCCGGCTGGAAGATAATGATTCCATATTAAAATCAGCATTCGATGCTGAAATTCCCATCTACTGCCCGGCAGTACAGGATTCGATTGTGGGACTGCAGGTCTGGCTGTTCAAGCAGACCGGTAAACTTGTAGTGGATGCGTTTGCTGATATGCGTGAGTTCATGGATATCTGCTACGGAGCAGAGCGGGCCGGTGCGGTGCTTATAGGCGGCGGCGTGCCAAAGAATTATATCCTGCAGAGTATGCTGGTCACACCAAAGGATTTTGATTATGCCATCCAATTGACCACGGACCGGCCGGACTCAGGTGGACTTAGCGGTGCCACACTGGATGAGGCCCAGTCCTGGGGCAAGGTCGGTGAGGATGCAAAGGCCATGACCGTGTACGGTGATGCCACTATCACGCTGCCTATAATGGTGGCTGCTGCCATGAGCAGGCTTGGAGAAGAAGGAGAGGGAGGAAGATAGTGACTTTTTAATTCAGGCGTAATTTTTTTCATCCTGATATGACTGCC
The window above is part of the ANME-2 cluster archaeon genome. Proteins encoded here:
- a CDS encoding deoxyhypusine synthase, producing MMHSKNLEHPIRHAAITPNMSVDQLIDQMSGCAFGAGRLAEAVDIYTAMLEDTECTRFFGLAGAMVPAGMRNIVSGLISDGRIDVLVTTGANLVHDIIESLGLHHYKGSDQVNDIQLKHDQVNRIYDVFLPEEHFTNLEEFLQSVYSQLDNQTISIRELLTHIGSRLEDNDSILKSAFDAEIPIYCPAVQDSIVGLQVWLFKQTGKLVVDAFADMREFMDICYGAERAGAVLIGGGVPKNYILQSMLVTPKDFDYAIQLTTDRPDSGGLSGATLDEAQSWGKVGEDAKAMTVYGDATITLPIMVAAAMSRLGEEGEGGR